The following proteins are co-located in the Vigna angularis cultivar LongXiaoDou No.4 chromosome 2, ASM1680809v1, whole genome shotgun sequence genome:
- the LOC108323059 gene encoding protein RIK isoform X3, with the protein MLRKRGGEKKVGSTSGFVDASWHGSTWSTPFEQCCFTWRDSISWYGSGDLRCPFDESSGSFCSFSATNCCSCCCRPKNESKSSVRYKLTKRQTQEEIQRCTGAIVITRGKYRPPTVPLDGEKPLYLHISAGAHIKETAERILAVDRAAAMIEEMLKLGQNSQSISSASPSGPKVLTTCVFLGFDADPSLNIVARIRGPNDQYINHIMNETGATVILRGHGSGNNECLNAEDGQQPLHLLLSSSNAKSLDDAKLLAENLLDTICTECGASRVSSCKVYSAVPPPQQVYTAVPPPQQVYSAVPPPQQVYDGLSLSKQIPTVISPPQVYSAVPPPPKLTGVQSPAVEQEAVTSVTSSSMSAVVALKPFPPASSVGVIGDTAALTLGITPQLTGHLSSGHQANVIGYTPPPLVSGGTSYIGYGGIYPQATPLQQVALALRHSPPVSSTVDPTTLASNGESKPTSCFDLEREKRPPQKRKFQELPVGSKGTAKLNQGLQPIKPNEQLDGLVVRNISTMPAPKKLVQPSSNGMPAPLPKTMPPPPPPKFSGPSEVKVQDNKNLLNTNSDAVPDTLVKLMEYGEEDDDDVDDSKEESFPHGSQANGVQKPFWAL; encoded by the exons ATGCTTCGCAAACGCGGCGGAG aaaagaaagtgggATCAACCAGCGGATTCGTTGATGCCAGTTGGCATGGCAGTACCTGGAGCACTCCCTTTGAGCAATGCTGTTTCACTTGGAGGGATTCCATATCCTGGTATGGTTCCGGTGATCTCCGGTGCCCTTTTGACGAATCCTCTGGCAGCTTCTGCTCATTTTCAGCAACAAACTGCTGCAGCTGCTGTTGCCGCCCAAAAAACGAATCAA AGTCTTCTGTTCGCTACAAGTTGACAAAACGCCAGACACAGGAGGAG ATCCAGAGGTGTACTGGTGCCATAGTAATTACTAG GGGAAAGTATCGACCTCCTACTGTACCACTTGATGGAGAGAAACCACTGTATCTTCACATATCTGCAGGAGCTCAT ATAAAAGAGACAGCAGAAAGGATTTTAGCTGTTGATCGTGCTGCTGCAATGATTGAAGAAATGCTCAAGCTTGGGCAAAATTCACAGTCAATTTCTTCTGCCTCACCTAGTGGACCGAAG GTGCTGACTACGTGTGTGTTTTTGGGTTTTGATGCTGATCCTTCATTGAACATTGTGGCTCGGATACGTGGACCAAAT GACCAGTATATAAATCACATTATGAATGAAACAGGAGCAACAGTTATACTGAGAGGACATGGTTCAGGAAACAATGAATGCTTGAATGCAGAAG ATGGACAGCAGCCTCTGCATCTGTTGTTGTCCAGCAGCAATGCAAAAAGCCTTGATGATGCTAAGCTTTTGGCTGAAAATCTTTTGGATACAATCTGTACTGAGTGTGGTGCTTCAAG GGTTTCATCATGTAAGGTTTATAGTGCTGTTCCACCTCCACAGCAGGTATACACTGCTGTTCCACCTCCCCAGCAGGTATATAGTGCTGTTCCACCACCTCAGCAGGTTTATGATGGCCTTTCCTTGTCAAAGCAGATTCCTACAGTCATTTCACCCCCACAAGTTTACAGCGCTGTACCACCCCCACCGAAGTTGACAGGAGTTCAGAGCCCTGCAGTTGAGCAAGAGGCAGTTACCAGCGTAACCAGTAGTTCTATGTCAGCAGTAGTGGCCTTGAAACCATTTCCTCCAGCTTCCTCGGTTGGAGTGATTGGTGACACCGCTGCCCTCACTTTGGGAATTACACCACAACTTACTGGACATTTAAGCTCTGGCCATCAAGCAAACGTCATTGGTTACACTCCCCCCCCTTTAGTATCTGGTGGCACTAGCTATATTGGATATGGTGGAATATATCCTCAAGCTACCCCTTTGCAACAAGTTGCCCTTGCTTTGAGGCACTCACCTCCTGTCTCTTCAACAGTTGATCCCACAACATTAGCATCAAACGGAGAGTCCAAGCCAACCTCATGCTTTGATCTTGAAAGGGAGAAGCGGCCACCCCAAAAACGAAAGTTTCAAGAATTACCAGTTGGTTCGAAAGGCACAGCAAAACTCAATCAG GGTTTGCAACCTATAAAACCTAATGAACAACTTGATGGTCTTGTTGTGAGGAATATATCAACTATGCCTGCCCCTAAGAAGTTGGTCCAGCCATCATCCAACGGAATGCCAGCACCTCTACCGAAAACTATGCCACCACCGCCTCCACCTAAATTTTCTGGTCCATCTGAAGTTAAAGTACAAGACAACAAGAATTTGCTTAATACAAATTCTGATGCAGTTCCTG ATACTTTGGTGAAGCTAATGGAATACGGAGAGGAGGATGACGATGATGTAGATGATTCTAAAGAGGAATCATTTCCTCATGGCAGCCAAGCAAATGGGGTTCAAAAGCCTTTCTGGGCTTTATGA
- the LOC108323059 gene encoding protein RIK isoform X2 produces the protein MTEDSSVRVSSSNETSVSNDASQTRRRKKRKWDQPADSLMPVGMAVPGALPLSNAVSLGGIPYPGMVPVISGALLTNPLAASAHFQQQTAAAAVAAQKTNQQKIQDELIIAREIVINDAESSVRYKLTKRQTQEEIQRCTGAIVITRGKYRPPTVPLDGEKPLYLHISAGAHIKETAERILAVDRAAAMIEEMLKLGQNSQSISSASPSGPKVLTTCVFLGFDADPSLNIVARIRGPNDQYINHIMNETGATVILRGHGSGNNECLNAEDGQQPLHLLLSSSNAKSLDDAKLLAENLLDTICTECGASRVSSCKVYSAVPPPQQIPTVISPPQVYSAVPPPPKLTGVQSPAVEQEAVTSVTSSSMSAVVALKPFPPASSVGVIGDTAALTLGITPQLTGHLSSGHQANVIGYTPPPLVSGGTSYIGYGGIYPQATPLQQVALALRHSPPVSSTVDPTTLASNGESKPTSCFDLEREKRPPQKRKFQELPVGSKGTAKLNQGLQPIKPNEQLDGLVVRNISTMPAPKKLVQPSSNGMPAPLPKTMPPPPPPKFSGPSEVKVQDNKNLLNTNSDAVPDTLVKLMEYGEEDDDDVDDSKEESFPHGSQANGVQKPFWAL, from the exons ATGACAGAAGATAGCAGCGTTAGGGTTTCTTCTTCCAACGAAACCTCCGTGTCCAACGATGCTTCGCAAACGCGGCGGAG aaagaaaagaaagtgggATCAACCAGCGGATTCGTTGATGCCAGTTGGCATGGCAGTACCTGGAGCACTCCCTTTGAGCAATGCTGTTTCACTTGGAGGGATTCCATATCCTGGTATGGTTCCGGTGATCTCCGGTGCCCTTTTGACGAATCCTCTGGCAGCTTCTGCTCATTTTCAGCAACAAACTGCTGCAGCTGCTGTTGCCGCCCAAAAAACGAATCAA CAAAAGATCCAAGATGAATTAATAATTGCTCGGGAAATTGTCATAAATGATGCAGAGTCTTCTGTTCGCTACAAGTTGACAAAACGCCAGACACAGGAGGAG ATCCAGAGGTGTACTGGTGCCATAGTAATTACTAG GGGAAAGTATCGACCTCCTACTGTACCACTTGATGGAGAGAAACCACTGTATCTTCACATATCTGCAGGAGCTCAT ATAAAAGAGACAGCAGAAAGGATTTTAGCTGTTGATCGTGCTGCTGCAATGATTGAAGAAATGCTCAAGCTTGGGCAAAATTCACAGTCAATTTCTTCTGCCTCACCTAGTGGACCGAAG GTGCTGACTACGTGTGTGTTTTTGGGTTTTGATGCTGATCCTTCATTGAACATTGTGGCTCGGATACGTGGACCAAAT GACCAGTATATAAATCACATTATGAATGAAACAGGAGCAACAGTTATACTGAGAGGACATGGTTCAGGAAACAATGAATGCTTGAATGCAGAAG ATGGACAGCAGCCTCTGCATCTGTTGTTGTCCAGCAGCAATGCAAAAAGCCTTGATGATGCTAAGCTTTTGGCTGAAAATCTTTTGGATACAATCTGTACTGAGTGTGGTGCTTCAAG GGTTTCATCATGTAAGGTTTATAGTGCTGTTCCACCTCCACAGCAG ATTCCTACAGTCATTTCACCCCCACAAGTTTACAGCGCTGTACCACCCCCACCGAAGTTGACAGGAGTTCAGAGCCCTGCAGTTGAGCAAGAGGCAGTTACCAGCGTAACCAGTAGTTCTATGTCAGCAGTAGTGGCCTTGAAACCATTTCCTCCAGCTTCCTCGGTTGGAGTGATTGGTGACACCGCTGCCCTCACTTTGGGAATTACACCACAACTTACTGGACATTTAAGCTCTGGCCATCAAGCAAACGTCATTGGTTACACTCCCCCCCCTTTAGTATCTGGTGGCACTAGCTATATTGGATATGGTGGAATATATCCTCAAGCTACCCCTTTGCAACAAGTTGCCCTTGCTTTGAGGCACTCACCTCCTGTCTCTTCAACAGTTGATCCCACAACATTAGCATCAAACGGAGAGTCCAAGCCAACCTCATGCTTTGATCTTGAAAGGGAGAAGCGGCCACCCCAAAAACGAAAGTTTCAAGAATTACCAGTTGGTTCGAAAGGCACAGCAAAACTCAATCAG GGTTTGCAACCTATAAAACCTAATGAACAACTTGATGGTCTTGTTGTGAGGAATATATCAACTATGCCTGCCCCTAAGAAGTTGGTCCAGCCATCATCCAACGGAATGCCAGCACCTCTACCGAAAACTATGCCACCACCGCCTCCACCTAAATTTTCTGGTCCATCTGAAGTTAAAGTACAAGACAACAAGAATTTGCTTAATACAAATTCTGATGCAGTTCCTG ATACTTTGGTGAAGCTAATGGAATACGGAGAGGAGGATGACGATGATGTAGATGATTCTAAAGAGGAATCATTTCCTCATGGCAGCCAAGCAAATGGGGTTCAAAAGCCTTTCTGGGCTTTATGA
- the LOC108323059 gene encoding protein RIK isoform X1: protein MTEDSSVRVSSSNETSVSNDASQTRRRKKRKWDQPADSLMPVGMAVPGALPLSNAVSLGGIPYPGMVPVISGALLTNPLAASAHFQQQTAAAAVAAQKTNQQKIQDELIIAREIVINDAESSVRYKLTKRQTQEEIQRCTGAIVITRGKYRPPTVPLDGEKPLYLHISAGAHIKETAERILAVDRAAAMIEEMLKLGQNSQSISSASPSGPKVLTTCVFLGFDADPSLNIVARIRGPNDQYINHIMNETGATVILRGHGSGNNECLNAEDGQQPLHLLLSSSNAKSLDDAKLLAENLLDTICTECGASRVSSCKVYSAVPPPQQVYTAVPPPQQVYSAVPPPQQVYDGLSLSKQIPTVISPPQVYSAVPPPPKLTGVQSPAVEQEAVTSVTSSSMSAVVALKPFPPASSVGVIGDTAALTLGITPQLTGHLSSGHQANVIGYTPPPLVSGGTSYIGYGGIYPQATPLQQVALALRHSPPVSSTVDPTTLASNGESKPTSCFDLEREKRPPQKRKFQELPVGSKGTAKLNQGLQPIKPNEQLDGLVVRNISTMPAPKKLVQPSSNGMPAPLPKTMPPPPPPKFSGPSEVKVQDNKNLLNTNSDAVPDTLVKLMEYGEEDDDDVDDSKEESFPHGSQANGVQKPFWAL, encoded by the exons ATGACAGAAGATAGCAGCGTTAGGGTTTCTTCTTCCAACGAAACCTCCGTGTCCAACGATGCTTCGCAAACGCGGCGGAG aaagaaaagaaagtgggATCAACCAGCGGATTCGTTGATGCCAGTTGGCATGGCAGTACCTGGAGCACTCCCTTTGAGCAATGCTGTTTCACTTGGAGGGATTCCATATCCTGGTATGGTTCCGGTGATCTCCGGTGCCCTTTTGACGAATCCTCTGGCAGCTTCTGCTCATTTTCAGCAACAAACTGCTGCAGCTGCTGTTGCCGCCCAAAAAACGAATCAA CAAAAGATCCAAGATGAATTAATAATTGCTCGGGAAATTGTCATAAATGATGCAGAGTCTTCTGTTCGCTACAAGTTGACAAAACGCCAGACACAGGAGGAG ATCCAGAGGTGTACTGGTGCCATAGTAATTACTAG GGGAAAGTATCGACCTCCTACTGTACCACTTGATGGAGAGAAACCACTGTATCTTCACATATCTGCAGGAGCTCAT ATAAAAGAGACAGCAGAAAGGATTTTAGCTGTTGATCGTGCTGCTGCAATGATTGAAGAAATGCTCAAGCTTGGGCAAAATTCACAGTCAATTTCTTCTGCCTCACCTAGTGGACCGAAG GTGCTGACTACGTGTGTGTTTTTGGGTTTTGATGCTGATCCTTCATTGAACATTGTGGCTCGGATACGTGGACCAAAT GACCAGTATATAAATCACATTATGAATGAAACAGGAGCAACAGTTATACTGAGAGGACATGGTTCAGGAAACAATGAATGCTTGAATGCAGAAG ATGGACAGCAGCCTCTGCATCTGTTGTTGTCCAGCAGCAATGCAAAAAGCCTTGATGATGCTAAGCTTTTGGCTGAAAATCTTTTGGATACAATCTGTACTGAGTGTGGTGCTTCAAG GGTTTCATCATGTAAGGTTTATAGTGCTGTTCCACCTCCACAGCAGGTATACACTGCTGTTCCACCTCCCCAGCAGGTATATAGTGCTGTTCCACCACCTCAGCAGGTTTATGATGGCCTTTCCTTGTCAAAGCAGATTCCTACAGTCATTTCACCCCCACAAGTTTACAGCGCTGTACCACCCCCACCGAAGTTGACAGGAGTTCAGAGCCCTGCAGTTGAGCAAGAGGCAGTTACCAGCGTAACCAGTAGTTCTATGTCAGCAGTAGTGGCCTTGAAACCATTTCCTCCAGCTTCCTCGGTTGGAGTGATTGGTGACACCGCTGCCCTCACTTTGGGAATTACACCACAACTTACTGGACATTTAAGCTCTGGCCATCAAGCAAACGTCATTGGTTACACTCCCCCCCCTTTAGTATCTGGTGGCACTAGCTATATTGGATATGGTGGAATATATCCTCAAGCTACCCCTTTGCAACAAGTTGCCCTTGCTTTGAGGCACTCACCTCCTGTCTCTTCAACAGTTGATCCCACAACATTAGCATCAAACGGAGAGTCCAAGCCAACCTCATGCTTTGATCTTGAAAGGGAGAAGCGGCCACCCCAAAAACGAAAGTTTCAAGAATTACCAGTTGGTTCGAAAGGCACAGCAAAACTCAATCAG GGTTTGCAACCTATAAAACCTAATGAACAACTTGATGGTCTTGTTGTGAGGAATATATCAACTATGCCTGCCCCTAAGAAGTTGGTCCAGCCATCATCCAACGGAATGCCAGCACCTCTACCGAAAACTATGCCACCACCGCCTCCACCTAAATTTTCTGGTCCATCTGAAGTTAAAGTACAAGACAACAAGAATTTGCTTAATACAAATTCTGATGCAGTTCCTG ATACTTTGGTGAAGCTAATGGAATACGGAGAGGAGGATGACGATGATGTAGATGATTCTAAAGAGGAATCATTTCCTCATGGCAGCCAAGCAAATGGGGTTCAAAAGCCTTTCTGGGCTTTATGA
- the LOC108323059 gene encoding protein RIK isoform X5: MTEDSSVRVSSSNETSVSNDASQTRRRKKRKWDQPADSLMPVGMAVPGALPLSNAVSLGGIPYPGMVPVISGALLTNPLAASAHFQQQTAAAAVAAQKTNQQKIQDELIIAREIVINDAESSVRYKLTKRQTQEEIQRCTGAIVITRGKYRPPTVPLDGEKPLYLHISAGAHIKETAERILAVDRAAAMIEEMLKLGQNSQSISSASPSGPKVLTTCVFLGFDADPSLNIVARIRGPNDQYINHIMNETGATVILRGHGSGNNECLNAEDGQQPLHLLLSSSNAKSLDDAKLLAENLLDTICTECGASRVSSCKVYSAVPPPQQVYTAVPPPQQVYSAVPPPQQVYDGLSLSKQIPTVISPPQVYSAVPPPPKLTGVQSPAVEQEAVTSVTSSSMSAVVALKPFPPASSVGVIGDTAALTLGITPQLTGHLSSGHQANVIGYTPPPLVSGGTSYIGYGGIYPQATPLQQVALALRHSPPVSSTVDPTTLASNGESKPTSCFDLEREKRPPQKRKFQELPVGSKGTAKLNQFSVFI, translated from the exons ATGACAGAAGATAGCAGCGTTAGGGTTTCTTCTTCCAACGAAACCTCCGTGTCCAACGATGCTTCGCAAACGCGGCGGAG aaagaaaagaaagtgggATCAACCAGCGGATTCGTTGATGCCAGTTGGCATGGCAGTACCTGGAGCACTCCCTTTGAGCAATGCTGTTTCACTTGGAGGGATTCCATATCCTGGTATGGTTCCGGTGATCTCCGGTGCCCTTTTGACGAATCCTCTGGCAGCTTCTGCTCATTTTCAGCAACAAACTGCTGCAGCTGCTGTTGCCGCCCAAAAAACGAATCAA CAAAAGATCCAAGATGAATTAATAATTGCTCGGGAAATTGTCATAAATGATGCAGAGTCTTCTGTTCGCTACAAGTTGACAAAACGCCAGACACAGGAGGAG ATCCAGAGGTGTACTGGTGCCATAGTAATTACTAG GGGAAAGTATCGACCTCCTACTGTACCACTTGATGGAGAGAAACCACTGTATCTTCACATATCTGCAGGAGCTCAT ATAAAAGAGACAGCAGAAAGGATTTTAGCTGTTGATCGTGCTGCTGCAATGATTGAAGAAATGCTCAAGCTTGGGCAAAATTCACAGTCAATTTCTTCTGCCTCACCTAGTGGACCGAAG GTGCTGACTACGTGTGTGTTTTTGGGTTTTGATGCTGATCCTTCATTGAACATTGTGGCTCGGATACGTGGACCAAAT GACCAGTATATAAATCACATTATGAATGAAACAGGAGCAACAGTTATACTGAGAGGACATGGTTCAGGAAACAATGAATGCTTGAATGCAGAAG ATGGACAGCAGCCTCTGCATCTGTTGTTGTCCAGCAGCAATGCAAAAAGCCTTGATGATGCTAAGCTTTTGGCTGAAAATCTTTTGGATACAATCTGTACTGAGTGTGGTGCTTCAAG GGTTTCATCATGTAAGGTTTATAGTGCTGTTCCACCTCCACAGCAGGTATACACTGCTGTTCCACCTCCCCAGCAGGTATATAGTGCTGTTCCACCACCTCAGCAGGTTTATGATGGCCTTTCCTTGTCAAAGCAGATTCCTACAGTCATTTCACCCCCACAAGTTTACAGCGCTGTACCACCCCCACCGAAGTTGACAGGAGTTCAGAGCCCTGCAGTTGAGCAAGAGGCAGTTACCAGCGTAACCAGTAGTTCTATGTCAGCAGTAGTGGCCTTGAAACCATTTCCTCCAGCTTCCTCGGTTGGAGTGATTGGTGACACCGCTGCCCTCACTTTGGGAATTACACCACAACTTACTGGACATTTAAGCTCTGGCCATCAAGCAAACGTCATTGGTTACACTCCCCCCCCTTTAGTATCTGGTGGCACTAGCTATATTGGATATGGTGGAATATATCCTCAAGCTACCCCTTTGCAACAAGTTGCCCTTGCTTTGAGGCACTCACCTCCTGTCTCTTCAACAGTTGATCCCACAACATTAGCATCAAACGGAGAGTCCAAGCCAACCTCATGCTTTGATCTTGAAAGGGAGAAGCGGCCACCCCAAAAACGAAAGTTTCAAGAATTACCAGTTGGTTCGAAAGGCACAGCAAAACTCAATCAG TTCAGTGTCTTTATTTGA
- the LOC108323059 gene encoding protein RIK isoform X4: MTEDSSVRVSSSNETSVSNDASQTRRRKKRKWDQPADSLMPVGMAVPGALPLSNAVSLGGIPYPGMVPVISGALLTNPLAASAHFQQQTAAAAVAAQKTNQQKIQDELIIAREIVINDAESSVRYKLTKRQTQEEIQRCTGAIVITRGKYRPPTVPLDGEKPLYLHISAGAHIKETAERILAVDRAAAMIEEMLKLGQNSQSISSASPSGPKVLTTCVFLGFDADPSLNIVARIRGPNDQYINHIMNETGATVILRGHGSGNNECLNAEDGQQPLHLLLSSSNAKSLDDAKLLAENLLDTICTECGASRVSSCKVYSAVPPPQQVYTAVPPPQQVYSAVPPPQQVYDGLSLSKQIPTVISPPQVYSAVPPPPKLTGVQSPAVEQEAVTSVTSSSMSAVVALKPFPPASSVGVIGDTAALTLGITPQLTGHLSSGHQANVIGYTPPPLVSGGTSYIGYGGIYPQATPLQQVALALRHSPPVSSTVDPTTLASNGESKPTSCFDLEREKRPPQKRKFQELPVGSKGTAKLNQVFSLTYEAKSLTLDLSVGPLVCMFDRVFNFGGVGACLCLHSIRPF; the protein is encoded by the exons ATGACAGAAGATAGCAGCGTTAGGGTTTCTTCTTCCAACGAAACCTCCGTGTCCAACGATGCTTCGCAAACGCGGCGGAG aaagaaaagaaagtgggATCAACCAGCGGATTCGTTGATGCCAGTTGGCATGGCAGTACCTGGAGCACTCCCTTTGAGCAATGCTGTTTCACTTGGAGGGATTCCATATCCTGGTATGGTTCCGGTGATCTCCGGTGCCCTTTTGACGAATCCTCTGGCAGCTTCTGCTCATTTTCAGCAACAAACTGCTGCAGCTGCTGTTGCCGCCCAAAAAACGAATCAA CAAAAGATCCAAGATGAATTAATAATTGCTCGGGAAATTGTCATAAATGATGCAGAGTCTTCTGTTCGCTACAAGTTGACAAAACGCCAGACACAGGAGGAG ATCCAGAGGTGTACTGGTGCCATAGTAATTACTAG GGGAAAGTATCGACCTCCTACTGTACCACTTGATGGAGAGAAACCACTGTATCTTCACATATCTGCAGGAGCTCAT ATAAAAGAGACAGCAGAAAGGATTTTAGCTGTTGATCGTGCTGCTGCAATGATTGAAGAAATGCTCAAGCTTGGGCAAAATTCACAGTCAATTTCTTCTGCCTCACCTAGTGGACCGAAG GTGCTGACTACGTGTGTGTTTTTGGGTTTTGATGCTGATCCTTCATTGAACATTGTGGCTCGGATACGTGGACCAAAT GACCAGTATATAAATCACATTATGAATGAAACAGGAGCAACAGTTATACTGAGAGGACATGGTTCAGGAAACAATGAATGCTTGAATGCAGAAG ATGGACAGCAGCCTCTGCATCTGTTGTTGTCCAGCAGCAATGCAAAAAGCCTTGATGATGCTAAGCTTTTGGCTGAAAATCTTTTGGATACAATCTGTACTGAGTGTGGTGCTTCAAG GGTTTCATCATGTAAGGTTTATAGTGCTGTTCCACCTCCACAGCAGGTATACACTGCTGTTCCACCTCCCCAGCAGGTATATAGTGCTGTTCCACCACCTCAGCAGGTTTATGATGGCCTTTCCTTGTCAAAGCAGATTCCTACAGTCATTTCACCCCCACAAGTTTACAGCGCTGTACCACCCCCACCGAAGTTGACAGGAGTTCAGAGCCCTGCAGTTGAGCAAGAGGCAGTTACCAGCGTAACCAGTAGTTCTATGTCAGCAGTAGTGGCCTTGAAACCATTTCCTCCAGCTTCCTCGGTTGGAGTGATTGGTGACACCGCTGCCCTCACTTTGGGAATTACACCACAACTTACTGGACATTTAAGCTCTGGCCATCAAGCAAACGTCATTGGTTACACTCCCCCCCCTTTAGTATCTGGTGGCACTAGCTATATTGGATATGGTGGAATATATCCTCAAGCTACCCCTTTGCAACAAGTTGCCCTTGCTTTGAGGCACTCACCTCCTGTCTCTTCAACAGTTGATCCCACAACATTAGCATCAAACGGAGAGTCCAAGCCAACCTCATGCTTTGATCTTGAAAGGGAGAAGCGGCCACCCCAAAAACGAAAGTTTCAAGAATTACCAGTTGGTTCGAAAGGCACAGCAAAACTCAATCAG GTATTTTCTCTGACCTATGAAGCTAAAAGCCTGACACTGGACCTGTCTGTTGGGCCATTGGTTTGTATGTTTGACAGGGTTTTCAATTTTGGAGGAGTAGGAGCGTGCTTGTGTCTTCACAGCATACGTCCTTTCTAA